The window CAGGACTCTTGGATCTTTGTTATCGGCTCTAATGCAACATTGTGATCCTCCTCAGAGACGGTTCCCTTTAGATAAGGGCGTGCAACCTCCGTGGTGGCCAAACGGTACCCAAGAAGACGGCCAATCGCCGCCGCCGCCATACAAGAAACCGCACGATTTGAAGAAGGCGTGGAAAGTTAGTGTACTTAATGCGGTTATGAAGCATATGTCGCCGGATTTTGCGAAAATTCGGAAGTTGGTTAGGGAGTCTAAATGTTTACAGGATAAGATGACGGCTAAAGAGAGTGCTGTTTGGCTTGCTATTATAAACCAAGAGGAGGCCATTGCCCGGGAGAATCATTATGGTACTACTACTAATGAAATGAATTACAAATACAACTCTCGTTCAGAGGAGCTGTTCGGAGTATCAATGTCTCCGGTCAGTGATGATAGAACGGTTTTCTTCCGACAACCGACGGCGGTTAGCCAAAACGGGGAGAATTATTCGACGAGCTCATTTGAGAGTAATAACTTTCGTATCATGTTTGGGTCACCACCGTTTAATCAAGCATAATTAACGTATGTTTCTATGAGTGTGAAATTGGTATAATTAGGTAGAATTgaaattgacattgaattatataaaattgtactGTCCTACTTTCTATGTTTAAGGAAAAATCAATTTGATTTGATATAATAGCAAGTGTTAAAAGATCGTTTAAATTTcgatatttattaaaataaatattgagttaaaatgttaacttgaaaagaaaaaaatacatgaataaggaataataataaaaaatttggaaTGATCTttcatatatacatgaaaaatgaaaatgaattccAAGATAATTAGAAGCTTAGTCAAAGGTGAAATATTCCTATAAAACCATTACAAGAAAATGAATggtttgtttataatttaattgtttgttaTGTAATAATTCAGTTGTTGAATCTTAGGGGGTGTTTTTAATAAAGCTAAAGTTAGACTAACTTTGTTTCTTGaaactaattttctttttttttctttttttgtgtttttatagtCGGATGACAAtacgtttttttttaatatatatatatatatatatatatatataattaataaaagagggtgacataatattatttttattgtgttatttaaataacacaaactaaaactaaaaccaAACATGATAGAATAATGAATATTGTAATCTAACCTCTCTTCATGAAATTTTATATACGTGTGTATTAGGTATATATGAAAATAGATTTAAAAGTACTAACAAACTGaaacaaaaaaatacttatCAAGAGTTCTATACGGAAAATGAACTCATAAATTTTGGTAACTTGGTAACTTAACTTCTATATTTTAactaagttatatattatatgaagtTAACAATATAATGCagaaagttaaaaataattaaccatgtTAGTTCAAGcttgttaaatgttttaaaatcaattaattcatcATGATAATAACTAAAAGAGTTTTATCTAACagatcaaaaaaaaaaaatattctattctagtttaaaatattttaagtagacgtaaaattaataatttagaagGTAATGTTagcttttttatattaaaaaataaatttatatttcaaagttcaatttttattacaaaagtTCTAAATTGAGGTAGATAATGATagtttactaaattaaaaatgaataaaaatttctACAATTCTCAATTTATTGTATGGAAAGGCGGCTGATTTTGCATGCTTGCCGAATTTGGCTTTCTCAAATACACATATGCACCATCCT is drawn from Impatiens glandulifera chromosome 3, dImpGla2.1, whole genome shotgun sequence and contains these coding sequences:
- the LOC124929806 gene encoding ETHYLENE INSENSITIVE 3-like 1 protein, translated to MNMMEMFDDMGDLDFFSAPPIIPVDDGVYSNEDIDIAKLERRLCRNKMRLKFLKEMNKGKETQSTKKMVSKTQNGILKYMMKMMEDCKVQGFVYGIIPENGNPIIGSSDNLHQWWKDRVRFPHNAPAAIKEHQSDNANSVSALNNVLIGGSITQHTLLELQDRTLGSLLSALMQHCDPPQRRFPLDKGVQPPWWPNGTQEDGQSPPPPYKKPHDLKKAWKVSVLNAVMKHMSPDFAKIRKLVRESKCLQDKMTAKESAVWLAIINQEEAIARENHYGTTTNEMNYKYNSRSEELFGVSMSPVSDDRTVFFRQPTAVSQNGENYSTSSFESNNFRIMFGSPPFNQA